agaactttgttttttcttctttcctctcccattaatcatcccacgacccctcagatttatctgctgaccctttggagaggccccgacccctaggttgggaaccactggactaaactagctaactgtatataaagtagtgtaaactagctccacctccagcagctacaacagtaacatgctgctctaacactgatgcttcactattaataatctaatgatgtcatatataataatatatcagtcagagggaccaaaccactacttttactgcaatactttaactacatcaagctcataatacttatgtacttttactgcaataccttaactacatcaagctcataatacttatgtacttttactgcaatactttaactacatcaatcTCATAATACTTTCGTTCCTTCACTTCTCTTCACTCTCAGCTGTGTTAAAACTGTTTCAGCCAGCAGAGGTCCTCATTACAACCTACAAAGTGATCTGTCATTTGGCTTAAAGGAACATTGATTGTAATGTTCATTAATGGTTCCATATAAGCAGCAGATGCTCTCAAAAAAGATGGAGAACTGAATCTAATTTGAAACTgattgattaaaaacatgttttctatcAAGTGTTTTATGGTCTTcctaatgggtttttttttactggaaaataaccagtggtggaatgtaacaaagtacatttaattaaatgctgtgtttaagtacaattttgggGTACTATAGAGTATTTTTTATACTATTCCTCTACAGTTGGAGGccaatattgtacttttttattccattacattcatttcacagctatagttacGAACTACTTTTCAGATCTAcattttacaagtaaaaaagattatggattttatattttttacatttttttgtatattttaatgaattttaatCAGTTTGTAGAGGTCTGTTTTCACTGTGAATATAAAGGgtccttttctgtttctgtctcagaAGAAATCTACTTTGATTCAatgttggaaaaaataaaactaccAGAAAtaagaaacacacataaacataaactgtTCAATCTAAATGGCTACTAAGCCAGACAAGAATGGCAGGAAAGACAGCTCTGACCGGTTATGCTAACTGACGCAACTTGGTCCAGAGTAAAGTACAACTAATAGCTGGAATCAAGTAACAGACACATATTTTCAGAATTTACCAGGTAGGACGTCAAGATATCAGGAGAACCTCAACACTGACAGACTTTAACGGCACAGTGACATGCAAATTTGTCACTCAAGTTGAATATTTTCAATGCACCATTTGCGTCGTGTCATTTGCGTTGCCTTGTGTGAGTTTAcatttatgtgcatttttgcattgactttgtatgtaatctCATCGTGTGAAAAAATTTGCTTTGTGTTCGGTGTGAACTCAACATTAGACTTAGAGCTTATTATTCaatgtaactgtttttttaGTCATCAGCTTATCttgtatttatttctctgttcttttttttatcttcattttgaatgttttttattcttttaaatggtattttaaatgtttttatgttgtttttcttgctttttaaaatgttttactgcaTTATGAAAAGCACTTTAAATTGCTCttatgtatgaaatgtgctctGCAAATACACTTGcctaatgttcagtttttattctaGAGAggtgttggtttgtttgtttgtttctaaaaATCACTGGGTAAATTTTAACCAGTTAGGGTCAATAAAGCACCAACACAATACTATGTTATGTTACCCAGAATGCCACTCAGGACAAGCGGCTGTTTTGACCCAGTATTagtgttatttgttattttattgcaAACTTAAGCTTTATTATCTGCTGTATTCTTTCTAAACTTACCTGTGATTGATTGTTTAAAACTTCTGTATCTtttgaatattatatataaattttaacccagtgattttttttgtagtgtGGTGCTGTTGTTTGTCCATCCTGTGAATGAATTGTGATATAATTGAACATgactataaaataaaacatctcttTAAAACAGAttcaaaaaaaactaaacattataaCTTTCATGGATTTATTGCACAGCTGTTGCATTCGTTTTATTTAGGTGACTGTAATAAACTGACCACTGAGTAATTGTAATAAACATTAAAGCAATAATGATGTCATCCGTCTGTAATTATCTTCTCCTACAGCTTGAGGTCATTATGTCTCCAAACAAATAGAAATTATGTCAGATCTAATGGAAATAAATTGTCGCTTTAAATGACATCATAACAATTCCGTTATTTTATGATGACAGGTGATATTTCTCTTGTGAGAAAGAGGCGAGCTGTGCGCGTAACGCTCATGGTTCAGTTCCGCGGACATGAATCAACATGATCTAATAACTCACTTATAATTTTtacatatgattttttttgtcagtgaaaaCTGTAACGCGCTACAGTGAAGTGGATCACAGTAATCTACTACCTGTGCTGAGGAGGTAAACGAGCCCCGCAGCGGCTTCCATCTCAGCGCGTCACACTCCGAGAGGTGAGTGAAACACCGGGACAGAGACCTGTATTCACCCCCGTGAGACGCTGAGCTGCCGGCTGGATTTATTATCACCACTGTTATTATTTTACTGTCACAatttttatgtgttatgtttAATATTAGAGGAATTTCTGAGAATAAATACACGCGGAACATTTTTCTGGATATTGTTTGCGCTTCGACTGTCCGGGATAAGGATCTCATTATAAGAAGACGCATGCATATAAAGAGGAAATAGGATTTTTATTGAAGAAAGCGACTTTTCCTTCACTCTTTTTACTCTTCATTCAGAGAACAGATGATGGTTTGTGCGTCAGGAGCAGCTGGGAAGAGGAGAAGCGGTTTGTGTGGATATTAATCGCCTGTTTCTACTTTTAATTACTCTctttgtggggggaaaaaatggaaaactacACGATGTGGAGTAATTTCACTCAAGTTCTGTCGGAGCTGGACGGGGCaggtggagaggaagaggaggaggaaggggagggagaggagggggattCCGGGAGCGGTGGAGGGAGCGGCGGGCTGCGCGTCCTCGTTGGCTGCGTCCTCTTCCTGCTCATCGTGTCCACGCTGCTCGGGAACACGCTGGTGTGCGCAGCCGTGGTGAAGTTCCGCCACCTGCGCTCCAAAGTCACCAACTTCTTCGTCATCTCTCTGGCCGTGTCCGACCTGTTCGTGGCCGTGCTGGTGATGCCGTGGGAGGCCATCACCGAGGTGACCGGCACGTGGTTGTTTGGCCGATTTTGTGGTGTCTGGATCGCCTTTGACATCATGTGCTCCACAGCGTCCATCCTCAATCTGTGCATCATCAGCGTGGACCGCTACTGGGCCATCGCCAGCCCGTTCAAGTATGAGCGGAAGATGACTCACCGGGTGGCGTTTGTCATGATCGGGGTGGCGTGGACGCTCTCGATCCTGATCTCCTTCATACCAGTACAGCTCAACTGGCACCGGgccggggaggaggaggaggaggaggaggtgatggaggagctgGTGGAAATGATGAGCAGGAACTTCACCAACAGCAGCAACGTCAACACCAGCAGCGCCGCCAAGAGCTGCGTCGCCAACTTGAACAAAACCTACgccatctcctcctccctcatcaGCTTCTACATCCCGGTGGTGATCATGATCGCCACCTACACCCGTATCTACAGGATCGCTCAGACCCAGATCCGCCGGATCACGTCTTTGGAGCGGGCAGCGGAACAGGCGCAGAACCAAGGCTACG
This genomic interval from Thunnus thynnus chromosome 14, fThuThy2.1, whole genome shotgun sequence contains the following:
- the LOC137197428 gene encoding D(1)-like dopamine receptor; this encodes MENYTMWSNFTQVLSELDGAGGEEEEEEGEGEEGDSGSGGGSGGLRVLVGCVLFLLIVSTLLGNTLVCAAVVKFRHLRSKVTNFFVISLAVSDLFVAVLVMPWEAITEVTGTWLFGRFCGVWIAFDIMCSTASILNLCIISVDRYWAIASPFKYERKMTHRVAFVMIGVAWTLSILISFIPVQLNWHRAGEEEEEEEVMEELVEMMSRNFTNSSNVNTSSAAKSCVANLNKTYAISSSLISFYIPVVIMIATYTRIYRIAQTQIRRITSLERAAEQAQNQGYGVNRNQHQQHRNNDEASLKSSFKKETKVLKTLSIIMGVFVFCWLPFFVLNCTVPFCDPPCVSDTTFTVFVWFGWANSSLNPVIYAFNADFRRAFTTILGCNRICSSNAVEAVNFSNEMVSYHHDTTLHKETLVPVQPQQHPRTINVGSDQLEDMSAQFDEESLISNRSQSHNRLMLLPATMQLEDDPEISLETITPFTSAAGLESDALIPGQVHQDG